A genomic window from Streptomyces sp. WMMC940 includes:
- a CDS encoding NAD-dependent malic enzyme: protein MATAPSVSYSMTVRLEVPASGTAVSQLTTAVESSGGSVTGLDVTASGHEKLRIDVTIAATSTTHADEIVEKLNGIEGVTLGKVSDRTFLMHLGGKIEMQSKHPIRNRDDLSMVYTPGVARVCMAIAENPEDARRLTIKRNSVAVVTDGSAVLGLGNIGPKAALPVMEGKAALFKRFAGIDAWPICLDTQDTDAIVEIVKAIAPGFAGINLEDISAPRCFEIEARLREALDIPVFHDDQHGTAIVVLAALTNALRVVGKAVGDVRVVMSGAGAAGTAILKLLIAAGVKHAVVADIHGVVHAGREDLVDAAPGSALRWIADNTNPEGVTGTLREAVRGADVFIGVSAPNVLGAEDVARMADGAIVFALANPDPEVDPAIARQTAAVVATGRSDFPNQINNVLVFPGVFRGLLDAQSRTVNTEMMLAAATALADVVTEDELNPNYIIPSVFNDKVAGAVAGAVRDAARAAGAAVTGPTPS from the coding sequence ATGGCAACGGCGCCCAGCGTCTCGTACTCGATGACGGTCCGGCTGGAGGTGCCCGCGAGCGGAACCGCGGTCTCGCAGCTCACCACCGCCGTGGAGTCCTCCGGCGGCTCGGTCACCGGTCTCGACGTCACCGCGTCCGGCCACGAGAAGCTCCGGATCGACGTCACCATCGCGGCGACCTCCACGACGCACGCGGACGAGATCGTCGAGAAGCTGAACGGCATCGAGGGCGTCACCCTCGGCAAGGTGTCCGACCGGACCTTCCTCATGCACCTCGGCGGCAAGATCGAGATGCAGTCCAAGCACCCCATCCGCAACCGTGACGACCTCTCCATGGTCTACACCCCGGGCGTGGCCCGCGTGTGCATGGCCATCGCCGAGAACCCCGAGGACGCCCGCCGCCTCACCATCAAGCGCAACTCCGTCGCCGTCGTGACGGACGGCTCCGCCGTGCTCGGCCTCGGCAACATCGGCCCGAAGGCCGCCCTGCCCGTCATGGAGGGCAAGGCGGCCCTCTTCAAGCGCTTCGCCGGCATCGACGCCTGGCCGATCTGCCTGGACACCCAGGACACCGACGCCATCGTCGAGATCGTCAAGGCCATCGCCCCGGGCTTCGCCGGCATCAACCTGGAGGACATCTCCGCGCCCCGCTGCTTCGAGATCGAGGCACGGCTGCGCGAGGCCCTCGACATCCCGGTCTTCCACGACGACCAGCACGGCACCGCGATCGTCGTGCTCGCCGCCCTCACCAACGCACTGCGCGTGGTGGGCAAGGCGGTTGGGGACGTCCGGGTCGTGATGTCCGGCGCCGGAGCGGCCGGTACGGCCATCCTGAAGCTGCTCATCGCGGCGGGCGTGAAGCACGCCGTCGTCGCCGACATCCACGGCGTCGTGCACGCCGGCCGCGAGGACCTCGTGGACGCCGCCCCCGGGTCGGCGCTGCGCTGGATCGCCGACAACACCAACCCCGAGGGCGTCACCGGCACGCTGAGGGAAGCGGTGCGCGGCGCCGACGTGTTCATCGGCGTCTCCGCCCCGAACGTGCTGGGCGCGGAGGACGTCGCGCGGATGGCGGACGGCGCGATCGTGTTCGCGCTCGCGAACCCCGACCCCGAGGTGGACCCGGCAATCGCCCGGCAGACCGCGGCAGTTGTGGCCACCGGCCGCAGCGACTTCCCGAACCAGATCAACAACGTGCTGGTGTTCCCGGGTGTCTTCCGCGGCCTCCTGGACGCGCAGTCGCGCACCGTCAACACGGAGATGATGCTCGCCGCGGCCACGGCGCTGGCGGACGTCGTCACCGAGGACGAGCTCAACCCGAACTACATCATCCCGTCCGTCTTCAACGACAAGGTCGCCGGCGCCGTCGCCGGGGCCGTCCGGGACGCCGCGAGGGCGGCGGGCGCGGCTGTGACGGGCCCCACCCCGTCCTGA
- a CDS encoding HU family DNA-binding protein, giving the protein MNRSELVAALADRAEVTRKDADAVLAAFAEVVGEIVAKGDEKVTIPGFLTFERTHRAARTARNPQTGDPIQIPAGYSVKVSAGSKLKEAAKGK; this is encoded by the coding sequence ATGAACCGCAGTGAGCTGGTGGCCGCGCTGGCCGACCGTGCCGAGGTGACCCGCAAGGACGCCGACGCTGTGCTGGCCGCCTTCGCCGAGGTCGTCGGCGAGATCGTCGCCAAGGGCGACGAGAAGGTCACCATCCCCGGTTTCCTGACCTTCGAGCGCACCCACCGTGCCGCTCGCACCGCTCGTAACCCGCAGACCGGCGACCCGATCCAGATCCCGGCCGGCTACAGCGTGAAGGTCTCCGCGGGCTCCAAGCTCAAGGAAGCCGCGAAGGGCAAGTAA
- the murA gene encoding UDP-N-acetylglucosamine 1-carboxyvinyltransferase — protein sequence MTGTDDVLLVHGGTPLEGEIRVRGAKNLVPKAMVAALLGSEPSRLRNVPDIRDVRVVRGLLQLHGVTVRPGDEPGELVLDPTHVESANVADIDAHAGSSRIPILFCGPLLHRLGHAFIPGLGGCDIGGRPIDFHFDVLRQFGAKIEKRADGQYLEAPQRLRGCKIRLPYPSVGSTEQVLLTAVLAEGVTELSNAAVEPEIEDLICVLQKMGAIISMDTDRTIRITGVDRLGGYTHRALPDRLEAASWASAALATEGNIYVRGAQQRSMMTFLNTYRKVGGAFEIDDEGIRFWHPGGSLNAIALETDVHPGFQTDWQQPLVVALTQAAGLSIVHETVYESRLGFTSALNQMGAHIQLYRECLGGSDCRFGQRNFLHSAVVSGPTKLQGSDLVIPDLRGGFSYLIAALAAQGTSRVHGIDLINRGYENFMEKLVELGAKVELPRGAVV from the coding sequence ATGACCGGCACAGACGATGTACTGCTTGTCCACGGCGGAACCCCGCTGGAGGGCGAGATCCGCGTCCGCGGCGCCAAGAACCTGGTGCCGAAGGCTATGGTCGCCGCGCTGCTCGGCAGCGAGCCGAGCCGGCTGCGCAACGTGCCCGACATCCGCGACGTACGGGTCGTCCGCGGTCTGCTGCAGCTGCACGGGGTGACGGTGCGCCCCGGGGACGAGCCCGGCGAACTGGTGCTCGACCCGACACACGTCGAGAGCGCCAACGTCGCGGACATCGACGCCCACGCCGGTTCATCGCGCATTCCGATCCTGTTCTGCGGCCCGCTGCTGCACCGGCTCGGGCACGCCTTCATCCCGGGGCTGGGCGGCTGCGACATCGGCGGCCGGCCGATCGACTTCCACTTCGACGTGCTGCGGCAGTTCGGTGCGAAGATCGAGAAGCGGGCGGACGGGCAGTACCTGGAGGCCCCGCAGCGGCTTCGCGGATGCAAGATCCGACTGCCGTATCCGTCGGTCGGCTCCACCGAGCAGGTGCTGTTGACCGCGGTGCTGGCGGAGGGCGTCACGGAGCTGTCGAACGCGGCGGTGGAGCCGGAGATCGAGGACCTGATCTGCGTCCTGCAGAAAATGGGCGCGATCATTTCCATGGACACCGACCGGACCATCCGGATCACCGGTGTGGACCGCCTCGGCGGCTACACCCACCGGGCGCTCCCGGACCGGCTGGAGGCGGCGTCCTGGGCCTCGGCGGCGCTGGCGACCGAGGGCAACATCTACGTGCGCGGCGCGCAGCAGCGCTCGATGATGACCTTCCTCAACACCTACCGGAAGGTCGGCGGCGCCTTCGAGATCGACGACGAGGGCATCCGCTTCTGGCACCCGGGCGGCTCCCTCAACGCGATCGCCCTGGAGACCGACGTGCACCCCGGCTTCCAGACGGACTGGCAGCAGCCCCTGGTGGTGGCGCTCACGCAGGCTGCGGGCCTGTCGATCGTGCACGAGACGGTGTACGAGTCACGGCTCGGCTTCACCTCGGCGCTCAACCAGATGGGTGCGCACATCCAGCTGTACCGGGAGTGCCTGGGCGGCTCGGACTGCCGCTTCGGCCAGCGCAACTTCCTGCACTCGGCGGTCGTGTCCGGCCCGACGAAGCTCCAGGGCTCGGATCTGGTGATCCCCGACCTGCGCGGCGGCTTCTCGTACCTGATCGCGGCGCTGGCGGCGCAGGGGACGTCCCGGGTGCACGGGATCGACCTCATCAACCGCGGCTACGAGAACTTCATGGAGAAGCTCGTCGAGCTCGGCGCGAAGGTCGAGCTTCCGCGCGGCGCGGTCGTCTGA
- a CDS encoding YqgE/AlgH family protein, with protein sequence MTEVSSLTGRLLVATPALADPNFDRAVVLLLDHDEEGSLGVVLNRPTPVGVGDILEPWAGLAGEPGVVFQGGPVSLDSALGLAVIPGDEGPLGWRRVHGAIGLVDLEAPPELLASSLGSLRIFAGYAGWGPGQLEDELGEGAWYVVESEPGDVSSPRPESLWRSVLRRQRNELAMVATYPDDPSLN encoded by the coding sequence ATGACCGAGGTGTCCTCCCTCACAGGGCGGCTGCTCGTCGCCACTCCGGCCCTCGCGGACCCGAACTTCGACCGCGCGGTGGTGCTCCTGCTCGACCATGACGAGGAAGGATCCCTCGGCGTGGTCCTCAACCGGCCCACCCCCGTCGGCGTCGGCGACATCCTGGAGCCCTGGGCAGGTCTGGCCGGTGAGCCCGGCGTGGTCTTCCAGGGCGGTCCCGTCTCCCTCGACTCGGCGCTCGGCCTCGCCGTCATCCCCGGTGACGAGGGGCCGCTCGGATGGCGCAGGGTCCACGGGGCGATCGGCCTCGTCGACCTGGAGGCCCCGCCGGAGCTGCTCGCCTCCTCGCTGGGCTCGCTGCGGATCTTCGCGGGCTACGCGGGCTGGGGGCCGGGTCAGCTGGAGGACGAGCTGGGCGAGGGTGCCTGGTACGTCGTGGAGTCCGAGCCCGGTGACGTCTCCTCCCCGCGGCCGGAGTCGCTGTGGCGGTCCGTGCTGCGGCGGCAGCGCAACGAACTCGCGATGGTGGCCACCTATCCGGACGACCCGTCGCTGAACTGA
- a CDS encoding DUF3039 domain-containing protein, protein MSTLEPERGAGTGTLVEPTPQVSHGDGDHERFAHYVQKDKIMASALDGTPVVALCGKVWVPGRDPKKYPVCPMCKEIYESMGSGGDKDKGGKDKK, encoded by the coding sequence ATGAGCACTCTCGAGCCCGAGCGCGGGGCAGGTACGGGCACCCTCGTGGAGCCGACACCCCAGGTGTCGCACGGCGACGGCGACCACGAGCGCTTCGCCCATTACGTCCAGAAGGACAAGATCATGGCGAGTGCCCTCGACGGCACTCCCGTGGTGGCACTGTGCGGCAAGGTCTGGGTTCCGGGGCGCGACCCCAAGAAGTACCCGGTGTGCCCGATGTGCAAGGAGATCTACGAGTCCATGGGCTCCGGTGGGGACAAGGACAAGGGCGGCAAGGACAAGAAGTAG